The sequence below is a genomic window from Halosolutus gelatinilyticus.
GGTCACCTGCCGCTCGACGAACTCGAGGCGCGCGACGTCGCGGTCACGAACGCCTCGGGCGTCCACGGCCCGAACATCGGCGAACACGTCCTCGGCGCGATCCTACACTTCGCCCGTCGGTTCCACGTGGCCGAGCGACGACAGCGCCGCCGGGAGTGGCGCCACTACCAGGCTCACGAGCTGCAGGGCTCGACCGTCACGATCGTCGGCCTCGGCGCGATCGGGCGGGCCGTCTGCACGCGGCTCGAGCCGTTCGGCGTCGAGACGATCGGTGTCCGCTACTCACCGGAGAAGGGCGGTCCGACGGACGAGGTGATCGGGTTCGACGACGAGTTCCACGCGGCGCTCGCCCGGACGGATTACCTCGTTCTGGCTTGTCCACTCACCGAAACGACACGCGGCCTGATCGACCGCGACGCGTTCCAGACGCTCGACCCGGGGGCCGTGCTCGTCAACATCGCCCGCGGTCCTGTCGTCGAGACGGATGCCCTGGTCGCGGCACTGCGATCGAACCGGATCCGCGGCGCCTCGCTTGACGTGACCGATCCCGAACCGCTCCCC
It includes:
- a CDS encoding D-2-hydroxyacid dehydrogenase, with the protein product MTDSDSNGPDESIDTGGSDVLVLRKGTHGIPVERYADALRDRLPELTVELARTPDRERAAIQDARFVTGMTLDRDLLGVAENLDVFACAYAGTGHLPLDELEARDVAVTNASGVHGPNIGEHVLGAILHFARRFHVAERRQRRREWRHYQAHELQGSTVTIVGLGAIGRAVCTRLEPFGVETIGVRYSPEKGGPTDEVIGFDDEFHAALARTDYLVLACPLTETTRGLIDRDAFQTLDPGAVLVNIARGPVVETDALVAALRSNRIRGASLDVTDPEPLPEDHPLWNFGNVQITPHNAGHTPNYYERLADIVAGNARRFAEHGADTDLENQVLP